GCTGGCTCTCCGTGATTGGCCGTGCAATCCTGACTGTCCGTTTTGTGATCAAGAACGAGAAACGGCAGTGCATCTATGCCTGCATTGCCTATATGCGAGAGAGGTTTGGGAGAAGGTGAGAGGATGGTCACATGACGCAATACTCCTGCCTCAACAAGAACAGTCCGTACAGGATTGGTGGAATGGCTCCATGTCTTTTCTTGCGCCAAATCAGCAACATACATCAGCGGCGATCATCATGTATACCGCTTGGAATTTATGGAAGGAGAGGAACCGAAGGGTGTTTGAAAACAAGTCAATGCAACCTTAGCAAGTCTTCGTTTTGATCAAAGAAGAGATAGGCCTACGGAAGCCTAGAGATGTTGATACAAGTTACTTGTCATCGATCTTAACATCATCCTCGCAGATAGAGCCATCCGGCCTGCACAACCGGCTGATCTTGTTTTTCCTCGTTGCATTAGTTTTTTGTCGGAAGAAGAAGACGCCCATATTTTTGTCTCCTCCTTGGAGCCAAGTCAGTTGTGCCCGCTGTTTCCATATAACCTCCTTTCTATAAGGTCATCTTCAGTAGctactttaaatttttatcctcaaaaatactattacagcatcctatatcactattacagcaccctttattttttcatctccagcagctaccatatttcctactttctacttctcttttttcctctctccaggcccgctgtcagcctctgtgaacagcgTGCTACAGTACCCGGCGCGTTTTCTACTTCCAGCccactgtcagtccctgccagcAGTGTTCTACAGTGATACTTGCTGCTACAGTAGTCCGAAAATACCCTCcctccgcaacactgtagcgtcACTGTtgacactgtagcactagatgAGGTAGGTGACCGAGTGCGATttaaagtactgtagcactaaatACAGcactgctggagttggcctaaTTCAGTTCAACAATACATTCTTCAATCTTGTTTTCTTGAAAAGAAGGCCCAACTCGCATCGGATCAGCACGCAGCAATGCCACCTTCTTTCGCATCGCAGCAGTCTCAAATCTTCCCTGACGCTGCCAAAAGATGAAtccttttattttatattttataatttagcAAAAAATATACATCCGtttcaaaaatacaaaaatatatttataataatattaaagaatattatagaatatattttaaaaaaatatctgttggagatgggcTAACTCAGACCTGGTATGGTTCGGAGCTGCGTCAGATTCAGGTTCACAAACGCATTGGCGTCACTTTGTTGTTTTTGAGGCAAAGGAAGACACAAAGAAGCATGACCAACACGCTCGCTGTAAGCTAAAGCTGTCTCGTTTGACAGAGTTTTGCTATCTAGAAACCGCGTTTTGCTATGTACTAGTACAAAGTTTGAGATTAAATAGTGTAGATAATAGTACAACATCGATTGCCTTAAGCATGTGTTCCCTTCAAGACTAATGTATTCCCGGCCTGAAATAGATGTGATTTTAGGAAGATTTTATTCTTAAATAGATATTGTTTTAGTTTTCTAGATGGTATTAGTAGGCCTAGTCAGTTGAGTACTGGTAATGGGATTGTGGATACAGAATCCTTGGTCGGGCTGTGTCATCTCTCGGTGGATAACTTGTCTTAGAACGACAAGAAAAATTCAAAACCCTCTTCATCCCCAGGCGTGGCAGTGTGTCAGCAATCAACCATCATCATATACAAAACCTCCACGTAGGACAGAGCCCAGTTTTCAAGGGAAAAGAAGACTACCACGGGAGCTCAAGAATCCTggagtacatcacaacaaacaCAATTAAACTTTTCCCCCATACAATCCAAACATTTCGGTCAAATTGCAAATTATTcagataaatatatacataccaGTTCATAATCTCCACTGCTGGAAACAATCTCCAAAGCGTACACAATAACAATATCTGATCTTGTAAAAAAACAATATTTGAAAAGAAGAATCTTGAGGAAATGCACAACCAGGCAGCCGAAATTGGGCTCTAGCTAGTCAGTAGAGGTTAGCACCAGGACTTCTTTGCCCGGAGGATGGTGCACTTGGTCCTCTGGAACGCgctggcggcgacggcgacggccacATACGTCGGGGATGCTATGGCCGACGACTGCCATGAAGTGTCTGAGCATTCAACGGTTCGATATCATGTCCTTCTATGTGCTATTGGTGGCAATGAAAATCTTTAGAGCTTTCTTGAAAGCTCTTTTGTCGGGAAGGGAGTCGGCTTCAGGTTGCAAACTCAGTGTGATCTACTACCAGTGCGTTGGTGGTTACTTGAGTGGCTGCTCCGATCGTCGGTGATGAAGAGGACCAGGATATCCTGGCAAGGCTCACGATATTTTGTTTATCTTTCTCAATGATGTTGTTGTATGGACTCCAATGTAATTCTTTTCATATCGATATGGATATCCTCCCggcttattaaaaaaaacttgaaggTTCCTAAATCGCATGAGGGAGGTGCATTGCTGGATGCATCGAATGGTGCCTGCATAATTGCACCAAGTCTCTTTGAACTTTGATAACGGGGGCCCAAAACTGAAGTCGTCGTCTCACGTCTCATTTCTTATTTTCACAAGTTCAAGTCttccaatattttttttgaacagGTTGCGTTAGACTGATGAAGGTAACAACGAAGCACGGAGAGTTTACAAATCCTCCCATTAATTAGTAACTCCACCCATGTTTCAACATTACCTGAAAAACTGCCTACGCTGTCTCAACAAAGCAGGTCCCAAGACCGGACAAAAAGATGAGGATTGTGTTAGGCTTGGCAAGCCAAACAAAAAACCCAGCTACTCTTATGGTTTGAGTTTCATCTTAGCCTACTCAACTTATTGGAACTTGTCGTCATCGTTGTTGTGGGAAAATGAGTTAATTAGTGTGTTTTCGCCTTTCACTATTAGTTTTTTTCTTCCGAGATGGCTTTAGCTAttaggtttttctcttttaAGAGGACTTTACCTATTGGATGAGATAGTAAAAAAAAGTTACGGGCTCAAGTAAGAAAAGGGGGTcggcagatatatatatataattacaGATTTaaatgtatatatttgtaattttttatttaaaacttATAAAAAAGTTCATCGGTAGAACGCTAGCGCACGGAGCAACGGTCCAGATCGGCAGTAAAACACCGATCGGCCCAGCTCTAGCGCATGACTCTTTTATGAGTTGACGCATGAAGTCGCAACCGCAATGACAGGTAACAAGAGACACGGATCCTGTGCAGTGGTGTTATCACTGTAGAGTAGCTACAGTATTATACATTGGGATCAATTTTCAACCATAGGAACGAAAACAAACGTTTAGGACAACTCTAGCAGAGTTATTCAGTGCTATAGTACCGCAAAGTACGGTAGCATAGGAATCCGTCTCCAGCGGCTACCCCATCCGCTGCTACAGTGCCACACAGTACTGTTACATTGTTGCGGAGGGAGCGTAGGCATGCATTTTTGTCAGggttactgtagcaacactgttcgTAGTGCTGCAGTGGGTCCCGAGGGGAACACTGTTTACAAAGCAGCGGGATCGAAGAAAGTAagtagaagatagaaaataagatagttgttggagataaaaaaataaaaaatattataataataataggatgttataatattatttttagagataaaATTTTAAGTAGCTGCTAAAAATAACCTTAGATTAGATACTTACGGAACTTGTCCAGTAGAAGAAAAATGATACAGTAAAGTGAAATACTGTTGGTACAGAGACATGCTACAATATTGCTGCAGGACACTGTGCACCGCTGTAGTGATCTGTATTGTCTTTTCAGCACAGTGCcaactgcagaggatccgtCTCCTGCAACAGCATATGCCGTGCCCGAGCCCGGACGGCCGGACCGGACCCGGCATCCGCATCCGCACCTGCTACGCGCGTGCGTGTCCCCGGCTCCACCCCCATGAAATATCTCCGCGCCGCTGCTGGGATTTAGGGTTCTAGGGGCGGTGATTATTCCCCATCTCCTTCCTTACAAAACCCCGGCCGCGTTCCTCCTCGATCCAGACCCTCGCTAAAAATAGCAAGGCTGAAGTCGTCGATCCGACGTGCCTGGTCTTCTTCCTTGGTCGTCCTTGGGCTCTGAATTTCGTTTGTTCCTGTATGATTCTCATCTGTTCTGCTGTTCTAGTCAGATTTGGTTGGGCTTTGTTAAGCTCACGAGTGCTTGCATCAGTTCTGATATGAAGCTTGTCTCTCATTCTGTTTCGTATCTAACGCAATCCCCAGATTATGACATGTCAATCGTCGAGTTACATGTGTGCGTCGAATGGTTAGAGAGTTTCTCTCTTTTCTGCGTTCTTCTTTCGATGTGAACGTAGTTAGGTTTCTCTAGCTTATTTTTTTGGTGAAAAGAATCGTTTTCTGCAGATTTGCATTTTGATTGACTTCGTGAACTGATTAGAGACTTATTTTTTGTAAATTAGTAAAGGGGCAACTGATTAAATCAATTACCGTGAGCCTATGCTTATTTACAGTTGCTTCGTCTGTTATACGATTCGACTTATATGAACTATCACAGTATCACTGGACTTTGATAAATTATTGCTTTCTAGGAAACCTTCGGAAAAATTATCATAGCAAACATTTTGTTGGTGGATTTATGTTCTTTATTTTGTCGTATAATGAGTAAGGATGGCTTAGAAATTGTACTGACCCAACTGCTTGTTCTAATCACCAGAGAATCCAtagtattcttttttttttaatacgcTCTAGCTTCCTACTTGCTTATGTGCTGTATTTGTTTCTTTATCTGCTAAAGAGATGGCTGATGTTGAGGAGTTCCGTTGCTTCATTGGGAACCTGTCCTGGTCGACAACTGATGATAGCCTCAAGGATGCGTTTGGCAAATTTGGCAACCTCACCGAGGCAAAGGTGACTTTGAGAGCCTCTCATCTTCTTTAGTTTTGCAGGGAATTATCTTTTTTTGTTCATATGATAATATTGGAGATTGTTTTGATAACTGTTGCTTGTGATAGTTCTGTACTTCTGTGCATATCCTGCTGTATCTGCAATGAATTTAACCATCTTTTGCGATATAAAGAGTCTTGGTACATTCAGTATGCTTAAACATGTGTTTGCCTATCTATTTAGAGTCATGTTAGTTTGTCTCCAAAAAATCTTAATTTTAATTAAGATGGTCAAGCACGGCTTTTCCCCTTGCTCTATCTCCAAATTTGTGCCGTATGTTTAATCTTCGAAGGTTCCTAACAAATAAGTCTAGAGATTAATACAGTATTGGTATCAATATTGATCTTACGTTATTTTATTCCTGTCTTCCTTAGCATCTTTGGAAATATTCTGAATTATTCAGTATTTTTAACTTCTCATCTCTTAACATATAGACACTGTTGTTTCTACAATTTTGCCTTGTATTTTACTGGTCATTCAGCATGGCCTCTTATTTATGGTTACTTTAAGTTTGTTTTGCTGGTAATATGCAGGTTGTTCTTGACAAGTTTTCTGGCCGATCTCGTGGTTTCGGCtttgtgacttttgatgagaaGAAAGCTATGGAGGATGCTATTGAAGGAATGAATGGACTGGACTTGGATGGGAGGAACATCACTGTTGATAAAGCTCAGCCACAAGGACCTGGTAGAGACCGTAATGGTGACCGTGATTTTGATCGCGAGCGTGGATCTCGCCATGACCGTGGCCGTGACTATGGTGGTGGGCGTGCACCGCGTGGTGGGGGTGGTGGGGATTGCTTCAAATGTGGAAAACCTGGTCATTTTGCTAGAGAGTGCCCGTCTGGGGATGGCGGGAGAGGGGACAGATATGGTGGCAGAGATGACAggtatggtggtggtggtggcggtgatcGTTATGGATCTGATCGTGGTGGTGATCGATACTCAGGCCGCAGCCGAGATGGTGGCAGCTATGGGGGTGACCATTACAGCCGTGACCGATCTGGTCCCTACTGATGGCCTAGTTCTCGAGAAGTATGTTCCATCCAGGTATGGAAGTCTATCTACTACTATAAGGTTTGTTATCATGTGTCTGGAACTTTGTGATCCAGTAGTTGGAGAATTATGATGTACCGTGAGAAATCAGTTGCTTTGTTATGAGACCATATTACTGACCGGTTTATTATCGTTTCCTGCTTGCCAGGCATATGACTTGGTCATAGTGCTTGGCGCTTGGATCCTGCATGTTTGCTTGATATGCTATTGGCTGGAATCCAGCTTGTTAAAAGGTGGATTTTGTCACCATGTGTTGATGATGCTGGTCTTAGTTGTGCTTATGGGGATTAACATAAATGCTTGGGATACGGGGATCGGATGGCAAGTTGTGTGTTCTTGTTTGTGTTATTTCGGGGAAGCAAGGGATCAACTATATTCTGCTTGAACACACCTACAAGGAAATCTCTCTGGTTCTTGTCACCTCTTCTCAAAGCAAGCAATGAATCATCCATAAGGGAAAATTAACTGGTAATCTTTTCAATCTTTTATCTTCAATATTGTGTTAACACGTCATTTTTAAATGACTGTTTTGTTTTGGCAGGCTTCTTTTTGGTTATTTGTTCTCTTGTTCTGAATTGGTTACTACCGTCGTAAGATCATTTCAGTTGTCTCGTACTAGTCTGGCTGAGTTGTTCCATGAATGCAAGGAGACATTCTTTGGTTCCATTCTATGATGTGCCGTTTGTATTGAAGGACCTCTGCAACGTAGCATACTGTTTCTGCCTTTCTCTTGGGTGCCATAATGCAAAGAGGTTATGGTTCCTTTGACACGCTGGAGTGGCTGCCTCTGGGTTGTTTCTTTAGTTGTCTGGTTCCTTGTGGCTTGAGATCAAGGATCATGCTTATGCAGGCTGGGTGAATGTGATGCTATCCGGTTGCTGTTCCTTCTACGCTGCACCACTAGAATAGCTACTTCTGCCCTGTTTTTTAATAACCACCCGCTGCTCTTTTGAACTCTCCAATGATGTTATGCTTCATCGACAGCATTCTAGTTGTTGCTTGGTCGTCTCATGGGATATGTTAGTCTtgattttgatcatttttttcctAGTTCACCTTATCGGGATGTAATGCACGATCGTTTGCTGTTGATTATCAGCAACTTGAATTTGTACTCAACTGCGTTTACATTGGTAGTAAGATTTCTCCCATTTTTTAAACAGCTCGGTTGACGAGTTCTGCCATCTGCTAGCCATGAATCCAGCGGATTCAGTTTCGTTTCGCGCACTGCTGTCCGCTGTTTTTCACAGCGTGTGATTTGATTTTATGTCGTTGCACTCATGCTTGCAAAATATTCAGAAATTCTTCATTTTGTTGGGAAGTGCGCAGTACAGCACGACAACCGTAGACTGTATCTTTCTACTGTATCTGTATCTTGGTTCATCTTGCTGTGGAGATGGAGTTCCGTACATGAGCCAGACGAATCTGTTCCTAGAGCGCGGTAGCTATGATGGGATACTTGTTCTTGGGCATGCGCACAAGCGTCGGCTGCACCGAGTCGTCGTCGTCCAGCGCCTTCCAGCTGCAACCACAACGCAAATCGACCGAGCgtcagctgcagctgcagctgcatcAGGTGTTGGGTTTCTTGGCCTGCTGCTGGTTACCTGTATCGGCAGACGAGGTGGTGGATGAAGACGCAGATCTCCAGGCGCGCCAGGTTCATCCCGGGGCACATCCGCGGCCCGCTCCCGAAGCCCAGGAAGCTGTAGGGCTTGAGCGTGAGCTGCGCGGCACACGGCAGGAGAGGTGGTGAGTTCAATCAGCGCAAGGCTCGTTCTGCTAGCTCGTCAGTCTGCCGGAAGCTTACGTCGAATCTGTTGGGGTCGAACCGCTCCGGGTCGGCGAAGACGGCCGGGTCGTGGTGGATGGACACCACGTCCAGGTTCACCGACGTCCCCTTCTTGATCTCGTACCCTGCGAATCCACTTCCTCGTAGCGTCAGCAACGACAGCACATACATACAGTGTGATACTATTGCGATCAGATGCTGCATACTGACCGTCGATGCTGAAGTCCTGTGCGGCTTTCCTTGAGAACCATGGCAGGATGGTTGCCCTCCTCAGGGTCTCGTTCATCACCTGCAATGGTAGCACAGAGTAGAGCAGTAGTGATTGTTTAGcctatgtttgtttttttattgtgattatGGATTCTAGTCCTAAAAGTAAAAGCAAAAACAAGTTGTCATAAAAACTGATTCTCACACTCATAAGTTAAATTGTACTATAAAATTCCATAAAGTAAGAAGTTTTCACAGATTCTACAAATGTACTAGATTATCACAAtatgaagctaaaacaaacacgCTCTTAAACATACTAAGAGATACTAAGTTCTCTCTGCCCTTGGGAACGCCTCAGAAAAGATTGCTCCTAGACTGTTCACAAGAAATCCTAAACCAGTCTAATCAGTAGCGATGTCGTGACACTAGTAATTTTCAGATGAACGTAATAGAACGGAAGCGATTTTGTTTCATCTTCCTGAGCTTACCTTGGTGGTGTAAGGCATGTTATTCACGTCCGACCATCTGAGATGCGACGTGCCGTTTAACCTCTCCTTGATCTCCAAATGCTCTTCCTGCAAACATAGCATTGACCACACCACTCAAATCAGCAATAGCTGACAAGCCTGAGGGCTGAAACAAcctgaatgcatgcatgcagactCACCCGTAGCTTCTCCAGGACATCAGGGTTTTCTCCGAGGAACTTGACGAGCCACGTCAGGCCCGCCGTCGTCGTGTCGTGCCCGGCGACGAGCATCGTCAGGATGTTGTCCTTGAGCTGCGAGTCCGTCAGCTTGTCGTCGCCGGCGCTGCCGTCCTTGGCGTGCTTACTCAGGAGCGTCTGGAGGAAGTCGTTCCGGACCTCGCCGCCCTCCCTTCTCCTGGAAATCACCGAGTCCAGCATCGCGTACATCCGGTTCCTCGCCTGTTTGATCGATCAAGCAACCTCACGATTGAATCATCTTTGACCATGCAATCAGtgcaaattttaaactatttatcTGTTGATCAGGTGTACCTGTAGGCCGCTGTGGAAGGCTGTCCCTGGGACTTTCAGAGGCAAGGACGCGAAGGAAGACGAGATGACCTTGAAGTTGGCGCGGAACTTCTCTTGCTCCTCCCCCTCCGGCTCCAAGCTCATCAGCATGTTCGCGATCACCTTCAGCGTGAACTGACGCGCACAAGAAaccaaaatctcaaatcaagaTCTGAAGAAAATCTTGTGAAAGATTTCAAGAATTAGAGTCTGCTTACAGACGAGGCCTCCTCTAGGACAAGGACTCTCCTGCCGAGCCATGTGTCCAGCGTCTGGACGGCGAGCTTGTTGATGAAGTCGAAGTACTTCTTGAGCGCGTCGTTGGAGAGCGGCTCCCCGATGAGCCGCCGCAGCTTCTTGTGCTCCTCGCCGTTGGTGGTGAGCAGGCTCGTCGGCCCCAGCACCTGCTTGCCGGTGTAGAACAGGTTCAGGCTCACCACACCGTTCTTCCCGGACAGCAGGATCTTGGCCGCCTCCCGCCCTGTCATGAACACCGTGATCCTTCCCAGCACGTACGTCTTGAACACCTTGCCGAACCTGAAAAAGATCAAACAAAGTCGCAATCCGGATCAGTCACTGATTGCAGCAAACATCTTGTGTTCATAGCGTTAGAATGCAACTCACCTTTTCTGCCTGTCACGCATGAAGCTGAGTATGCCGGCTGGGCTCGAGAAGTCGGAGATGAAGGAGACGGTCTCGCCGATGACAGGCCAGCCCATTGTGCCCGGGATGTCCCTCATCTCCTTTGAAGAGCTCCGTGACCTCAACCAGATGAGGCCTGCACAGGCCACTGCCACGGCTACAAGCACAGGAGCTCCAAAGATAGCCATGGCAGATACCGAAGTAGCTCTGTCTTCAGAGATCTGCGCTGCATACCATCAATGTCAGGTGATTATATATGTACTTCAATATTTGTTTTGAAATATCTGGTTCCTCGGTAGCATCTTCATCTTTGTTATCTTTTCTTGTCATCGTTACACGCGAGGAAACCATTTGGAGTTTCTTTGTTATCTTTGGTGTCTTATTTTGTCATCGTTACATCCTTGAAGTTTCTTTCAATCTGCTCGGTTTTTCCCTTTTGTTGTCTTTGTTTTCTCGGGTGGGCACACGTACTGCACTAGATCGTCCTTTTGGATCAAAGACTACGTCATTGCTTTGGCAAATATTTGGTTATATTCCTGCCGATAATTAAAAACATTTGTGTTTCTTATGCAAGTTGATGAAAGGTACAGAGGAGTGCCAAAGAGCGACCTAAGCTTTGTTTTGTGCCACTGTACATGCAGAGACATGCCTTGGTGTTAATTATATTGTTGTCACAATGTCACTGGCCACTgcttgaaaataaaaatttctgACTACAAGAGAACAAGCTTTGGACACTGAACAATCCTGCTGGAAATAGACATCATTATCGCCCTTGTTCAGGTGAATAAGCTGTTATATGCCTGCCATTTGTGATGAGCAGATGCGATAGCGAGTTCTTTTGTAGTTTATACCAAGGTCTTCGCCCactaagattttttttggtCGCAGCTCCCAGAAATTTGAGATATTCCACATGTCGATGAATTTGGCAACTGGATGCGATCATTCAAGTGATTCGATCCACGAGAAGGCTAGGAATTGCGTTTTTCATGGTACGTTTCtgaaactgatttttttttaatagaacCTCTAAAGAAGGTATAAGTTATCTGAACCTCTGCTTGCAAGCTGCAACGAGACGGATTTCTCAGCTTGGCATCAAGTAAAGAAAGAATACACTCATTCAGGCAAATAGAAAATCAAGTATTCCATCTGCTTCCAAATACACGTCGCTTAAGACATTGGCATGGTGTCCAATACACACAGTCTTTTCTAATTATAGATTACAAAAGATTATAAAGTTTAACACGTGCTAAATCTTTACGACTGAcaagcagattaaacatatgaatGATTCCACTAGAGCTATATGTAACGGAGCAATGCCGTGCCTAGGCCATGTCTAGCGACGGTGGCTCAATTTTAGCAGTATGTGATATTCAATTGGTTTATATAGCTCGGAACAATTACAAGTACGAGCCaaaaaatacaagaaaaaacaaaatcaaTACTAGTGAGCCTGCCAAACGGCTCCAGTCCGCTTGATAGCAAAGTTGTGCAGTTCTATGGGCAAAGGGGCATGTTTGGTTCACAGCTCTATTGTGAGAAGCCAAAATTTagcgagaggtttagataatggATCCGTCTCCAGGGGTGGAGAGGCATCCCCCCAACCCCCACAACGATTCTACGACTTCCTCCGTTGGACTTCCTCACGTCCTGTCGTGCCGCACCGCCGTTGCCGGCAGGAGCGGATCCAGCAATATAGAGTGTTTCTACTCATTTTTGTTGATTTAGTGAACTGTAGATATTTTTACTGTAGCACCAGAGTTACTGTAGCTAGCAAATTCCCGCTCGATTTTTAGGCTAGGTCCGCGTGGCCGGCCGCCGCGCTCTGCTGCAAGCCAGCCAATACTGCTCCATCGAGTATTCTGTATTCGAGTCAGACCTAATTCGAGTGATTCACATCGAGATTCAAGGCACAAGCACTCAAGCAGGCTGCAGGCGGACGTCCGTGTGTACACATCGAGCCACAGATGGATTTGCGGTAAATTGATCTGTACACATCCGTGTGGCAAACATTGATGTTGTTTATTTGATAATTGATTATTGATAGTTCCCAAATTTGATTATTGATTAGTGGTCGAGATACAGTATGATTTGATAGTTTTATAGCCAGTTAGCTAATCTGCTACATCAATCATTCACTTACCTAATCTTAATTTGTTAATTAATAATTAGTGTGCTTTGATAATTTGATAGCCGGTTGCCCGGTTAGCTTAGCTAGTGTTAATTATATTAGGTATTATTTAGTTGTGATGATTAATTTATGATGCCGCCAAATAGCAGGCCGCAGGCGGATCGCTGCTCGCCGGATCGCCATTGTCTCATTCATCGATAGGCCGGCTTCAGAGGCTGTTCCTTACTTTGAACAGGTATTTAGTCTGGGCTTTCTTACTTATGGTGAATgcctaccttttctttttcataccTTGCTGTTTTCTCTAAATTAGGACTTACGCTGCCAATCTTCTGATACTAAGTAGGTAGCATGAAAATTGGACCAATAGTAACAGTTGATATTGAACTTTCTAGATAATCGTGATTAAGAGAAAAACTGGGAATCACATGGTGTTTAACAATATAATGTGTTTGTGTGACCAAGTAGGTGATACATGCATCTAACTTTCGGACACTGCATGGAATTATTCAATCTTATATTAGGTATTTTATACATGTGATGATTAATTGATGATAACGACATGCCGTGAAAAATCTATTTTCCCTTTATTTTCAATTCCAGACTGCATTGATAGCAATTAATTGTTGACTTGTTTAGTCATGAAGAGGCTAAGGACGATCAATAGTTTTTATAAGCCAGTTAATTCAAGTTCCGGTTACGCTAAAAATACTAATACGACTATTGATCAAGCTATTGAAGCAGGCTGATCGGTTGATGTGCAAATTCTTGATCAGAATATTTCTATATCGCAACAAGATCAACAAGTAAGAATTGTAACTACAACATTTGAGAGGGATCCAGGTAAACACCTTCAGATTTGGGCACTCCCTCCAGCGGAACAAGATGAAGCTAAATAGTTTTTATATATTTGAGGGCCCGTATCAACCAATCTTGGTAGATTACCCATTTAATAATTTGTCAAAGTATCGTCATCGATTCAATAGCAATTGGTTTACAATTTTTTGATGGCTAGAGTACTCTCCTCACACTAATCATGCATATTGCCCGCCTTGTTTTCTATTTTCAAAGAAGCTAACTGGGAAGTGACTCTCCCGCTAATCATCACTACCCATCGGTGGTTCTTCGCCACTACGGCGGGTCGACCGGCCTCCCCGATAGTCCCTCTAACCCCTCCAGACACAAGTAAATATCTATCCCGAACCATAAATCCCCAGACCCCAACCTTAAATCATCCACCTCTAATatcaatttcttttgaaattttaGCGATAGAGAGATTTGCAAGATCTCAGTCACTATTAGATAAGAGCATCTTTAATAATATAGATATTTATTATCTATAATAGTTCTACATATCACTATAGATACTACTATAAATAACCTCTCCAATAACTTAAATATAGCACaatctataacattaatatagATCCCACATATAATAGATCGAAAGATTAATAGAATAAATAAGTAGACTAATAAGTTCCACCAATGCCTCACACATGGATGAGCCACAATGGTCAGTGCAACGTGCCCGTTGCTCACGAAGTCGTGCGTGTGGCTAAAAAAATGAGTAGTGCTCTAACTTTTATTTCTCCTCGTGACTTCTTGTTTTATATGGATAAAAATCTAACTTGGGCATTTTTATAACTAAGTTAAAATACTCCATCCGTTcagaaataatatatatattttttaaaaaagttaaattttatgtattttgattaatatttaatcaaattataagaatgtctagtgtataaaatttatataactAGGtttacaattcaaaataattttacgttttgtagctataaatgatatattttatggaAAAATCTTAACCAAAATTTAATTTCAAAggttgagaaaaaaatagatctaATATTTTTAAACGGAAAGAGTATAGTGTTACAGATAGAGGCCAAATTAGAGCGTCTGAAATTTGGCTTGCCCCGTGCCCCCTTG
The nucleotide sequence above comes from Phragmites australis chromosome 4, lpPhrAust1.1, whole genome shotgun sequence. Encoded proteins:
- the LOC133915057 gene encoding glycine-rich RNA-binding protein RZ1A-like, with the protein product MADVEEFRCFIGNLSWSTTDDSLKDAFGKFGNLTEAKVVLDKFSGRSRGFGFVTFDEKKAMEDAIEGMNGLDLDGRNITVDKAQPQGPGRDRNGDRDFDRERGSRHDRGRDYGGGRAPRGGGGGDCFKCGKPGHFARECPSGDGGRGDRYGGRDDRYGGGGGGDRYGSDRGGDRYSGRSRDGGSYGGDHYSRDRSGPY
- the LOC133915059 gene encoding abscisic acid 8'-hydroxylase 3-like, with the protein product MAIFGAPVLVAVAVACAGLIWLRSRSSSKEMRDIPGTMGWPVIGETVSFISDFSSPAGILSFMRDRQKRFGKVFKTYVLGRITVFMTGREAAKILLSGKNGVVSLNLFYTGKQVLGPTSLLTTNGEEHKKLRRLIGEPLSNDALKKYFDFINKLAVQTLDTWLGRRVLVLEEASSFTLKVIANMLMSLEPEGEEQEKFRANFKVISSSFASLPLKVPGTAFHSGLQARNRMYAMLDSVISRRREGGEVRNDFLQTLLSKHAKDGSAGDDKLTDSQLKDNILTMLVAGHDTTTAGLTWLVKFLGENPDVLEKLREEHLEIKERLNGTSHLRWSDVNNMPYTTKVMNETLRRATILPWFSRKAAQDFSIDGYEIKKGTSVNLDVVSIHHDPAVFADPERFDPNRFDLTLKPYSFLGFGSGPRMCPGMNLARLEICVFIHHLVCRYSWKALDDDDSVQPTLVRMPKNKYPIIATAL